The DNA window GTTGGCTACGACGGCATGAACCTCGTTCCACTGGATGTGACGCTAAACGAGCCTGTTCTGTTCTTCTATAACCGCGGCCGGCTCGTTCGCACCATCCAGCTTGACCAACTCTATGAGAGCAAGTCGCAGCTTCTGCGCACTGTCTCCCACCTTGCTTGGGTGCATAACATCGGCTTCAATAGCTCAAACAAGTTCATTGTTGAACTCGTGAGCGGCAAGAAAGTAGCATTCGCCCCAAAATCCGGTGCCCGCGAGCCGGTTCGGCCGACTGGCACCTAACAATTCATTCAAGCCGAACACCAATTGCTACGCGCTTGGTGTCGGCTTAATTCAGGCGTTAGGCATTCGAAAATTATCATGCAAAATACGGTTTCATTATCGCAGTATGTTAGGAAGCGAAACGGCGTTGCCCTGGGGGCAAGCCATTCCATGAGGAATATGCTATCCCGCTCTTTTGGGGCAGGTTCATTCCCGGTATTTTGGCATTATTGGAACCCAATATGGGGCTACTATTTGTCGCGCTACATCATGAAACCGCTCGGTTTGTTGCTGCCGAGTTGGCAAGCGGTCATTTTTACCTTTCTTGTTAGTGGTGCGCTCCATGATTTAGCCGTTTCTCTCGTTAAATGGAAAGTAGTTATATTTTTTACACCATGGTTTTTCCTTATGGGTATTGCAGTTGTACTGTCAAAGTATTTTTCTATTTCTTACCGCTCATATCCGTGGTTTGTTCGCGCAGCAATAAATATACTTTTTATTGGTAGCACACTGTTGGCAACCTGCTTTGTCGAGGGTAAGTACGCCTAGCAACCCAGCCAAATATGCTACAGCCCTTCGGGCTTCCGCGGGACTTCTCATCTTATGCACGCATAAGGTAAGCCGCCCCGGCTTTGGGCGTTAAACACCGGAGTAACTTTCATGGCTGGCAATCAGGAAAAATCTCTGCACGACATCATCCTCGCTCGCGAGAACGAGTGGATGGGAGCCTGGCTAAAACGGGATCGCGCTCTAGCAGATTCCATTCTTGCTGACGAGTTCACCTTGGTTAGTTCGCTCAACGGCGAAATATTCTCAAAGGCCCAATGGCTTGATGGCGCGATGGGGCCAATAGTTTGCCAGTCATTTCATTTTGATCGGCTGCAGGTTAAGGGCTATGGGGATACTGTTGTTTCGATTGCTTGGTATCACCAAAGGGCTACTGCTCGTGGCAGCGACTGGAGCGGTGAGTTCAGAATGACAGACGTCTGGCACTACCGTGACGGCCGGTGGCAGGTCGTAGCAAGGCACTCCACTTGGCTTGGTGCCGCTGCCCAACAATAGACGTCGGCATTCTCTCAATCGTTTTTGCTAAAGCGGCACTCATTTAAAATAGCTGACATTTCACAATTATTTTGGCGTTAGACAGCGTCGAAAATACCTTCTCTGCCCCCATGTCTTTTTCGTCAATCCCAACACAAAGGAAATGTTCATGATCAGTCGCAGCGCGTTAAAAGCCATCTTGGCCAGCCTCATCCTCAGTGGTTCCGCATTTGCCAATGCAGACACGCCGAGCACAGTTCCCCAGACGATTCAGGACACGCTCATTGAGTGGGCAGCCTCGGACTTCTCAGAGCATGGTCCGTCTGTTGCCGGTGTTCAAAATGTCCACGTGCGCGTACTAACCCTAGCCAACGGAGAGACCGGTTACCTGCTTTGCGGTGAATTTCGCACAAGTACTGCCGGTCCAGGCGCGGAGTGGACGCATTTCGCGACAATTAAAACCGATCCGTATGAGCAGTGGATTGGTGGCTTGGGCGAGTCACAATGTGAGCACGCCACACCCAGCACAACACCGCCACAGGACCTGTCCACTGAGCTCCAGGCTCGTCTGAGCGCCGCCAAAATAAAGTAGTCGTTAAGCCAGTTGATAAAGCGCGGACTAGAAGTCCGCGAATCGATTGACACAGGCCTTGGATGGCCCCCTTCACACACCAAAGAGACTATTTATGAAACCCGCATCTATGCTGTTAAAGTCAATAGTGACTGCCGTTTTTGCATTGCACGCCCAAATGAGTTTCGCTCAAAGCGTACAGGTAAAAGACATACCCGCCAGGCCTGGCGATGTGAGCACGCTGGATGGGCTGATGGGCGCCTTCTACGACGTAGTGAATATAGCCCCACAGGAAGCGCGGCAATGGGACAGGGACAGAACCCTGTACGTGCCATGGATCCGGTTCGTGGGTACCTCAATCGACGCGCACGGAAAGGTGAAGGCAAGCAGTTGGACACATCAGGAGTATGTCGAGGCGACCGAACCCCTGGTAACGGGTGGATTTAAAGAATGGGAAATATCAAGAAGAACCCAGGAATACGGCAACATAGCCCATATAGATTCAACGTACGCAGGTGAGGCGATAGATGATGGTAAGCTTGAACGCTTCAGAGGCGTCAACAGCATCGAAGCCTACTTTGACGGCACCCGCTGGTGGATAAGCAGCGTGATGTGGATGTCGGAATCCCCCAATCATCCCATTCCCACAATGTTTTTGAATAAGAGCCAGAATTCATCCGGTTCTTCCGGCAAATGACGGAAGAGTTCAGCCTCCGGTTGCCAGACAGCAACGGCAAGTGTTTGTAGGACCCAAAGGTAAATGGCTCACCCTCCGAGTGTCATTGTTCAGCAATGATACCCGGGGGAGCTGGAGTTTGTGCATATGGTGCCAAAAGCCACTTTTGGCAACATTCGCCAGTCTTCAGTGCCTTTGAAAGCCGAATACACCAGATGGCAGACTTTGTGACCATAAACAAATTCGCTCTAAAGGTTCAACAAGAGTGACTCGGTCTTGTACTCTTTTGCCATAATCAAGCCCTGATTCAGATAAATGTTCCCCCTGCCCCGTATTCAGACCAAGACTTCAGAGGTGCGCATATTTGTCATCTGTCTCAAATCAGAAGCCGGGCTTTGGTTTGCCCACGCACGCGGAGATCAGCCTTACCAGCGACAACGATCCCCACGCCATATTGAACTCCCGGTATTCGCAAAATAGCTGGCCAGCTGCGCCAAGGTGCCTCCTGTCATCTGAATGCAAACTTTCTTCATTTTTCCCCTTTCTTTACCCTGTCTTTACCACGCGCCAGTTAGCCTGAGTGGACTGATACAAAATCTATCGCCACAAAGGAGCTTTACCATGCGTAACTTACTGAATATTGTTAAATATACCCTGATAACTCTGAGCTGCATTTATAGTATTGAGTCAACGGCGCTGCCTGTGAACGGGCTGGATCTGCAGGTGGTGGTATCCGGTCATGGCGATACCGTAATGCTGTTTGAGTCTGGGTTTGGCCAAGGGCCGGAAGTCTGGGACAAACTGGTAGCGCAACTGCCGGACAATGTCATGGCGGTGCGTTACGCCCGCGCCGGTATCGGCCGATCCGGCGAGCGCGCTCAAACCTCGGGGATCCAACAGCATCTGCAGGATTTAACTGCCCTGGCCCAGCGATATGGCCAGGGAAAGCGGCTAATT is part of the Shewanella cyperi genome and encodes:
- a CDS encoding MBOAT family O-acyltransferase, which gives rise to MQNTVSLSQYVRKRNGVALGASHSMRNMLSRSFGAGSFPVFWHYWNPIWGYYLSRYIMKPLGLLLPSWQAVIFTFLVSGALHDLAVSLVKWKVVIFFTPWFFLMGIAVVLSKYFSISYRSYPWFVRAAINILFIGSTLLATCFVEGKYA
- a CDS encoding nuclear transport factor 2 family protein, yielding MAGNQEKSLHDIILARENEWMGAWLKRDRALADSILADEFTLVSSLNGEIFSKAQWLDGAMGPIVCQSFHFDRLQVKGYGDTVVSIAWYHQRATARGSDWSGEFRMTDVWHYRDGRWQVVARHSTWLGAAAQQ